AATTTCCCTGTTCTCATCTTCCCTTCCCGAGTACTTCTGGAATGATATTGACAAAGGAGTGGAGATTGCAGCCCAGCAGATCCACCCCTTCAATTATGAGGTTACGTATCACAGGATCCCGGAACACGACTCAGAAACGTACCTAAAGCTCTTGCGAGAGGATATTGAAAAAGGCATTGATGCTGTTGCCCTGGTAAACCAGCATAAATACGATATGCCTGCAATCTTTGGGGAACTGGAACAAGCAGGGATTCCATTTGTCACGTTCAATACCGATGCCCCCCAAAGCGAGAGGCTCTGCTATATCGGAAGCGATTACGCTGCCGGGGGGAGACTTGCCGCCGACTACATCGGGAGGGCCCTGCAGTTGTCACAAAAGCAGGAGGTCTTGGTAATCCAATGCAATGAGGAAGATGTAAAGGTTACAGACTCCCCTGATATCAATGCCATGCGGCTGGAAGGATTTCAAGCGTTGCTCAGCACCCGGTACCCGAACATTACTTGCCACGTGGAGTACATCAACACCAAACTGCAACCAGGCTACAGGGACAACCAGATCCTGGATGTGCTTAAAAAGTATGAGAACAAGGTCCAGGCAATCTACCTGATACCTGCCTTCAATACCGATTTTCTCTCAGCCTTGAAGACCCTGCCAAGACAGAATGTCATTACGGTTCTCCATGACCTGGATGGTTCTGCAGTATTTGACCTGGAAACAAGGATGCTTTCGGCTGTGGTCTACCAGAGCCCAATACTCCAAGGCTATTACACGGTAAAGGCCCTTGAGCAGATCCTTGAGGAAAAGAAGCCAAAGAAGATCCCCGATATCGAGATAGTCCATACCCTGGTACTGTCAGAGAACAGCAACCTGATACGCAGCCAGAATGAGTTTCAGTTCACGATATAGCAAGGATTTGAAGGTACGATATAATAGAAAGACAGTGTAGTTGCCGATGGTTGCAAACCACAACAGAGGCAATTGAGAAGGAAATGGCTCCCATGCATGTTTAAAAAGAGACAGGCAGGCTAATAAGCCTTGGGGTATTTTCTTGTTTCCCAGAAGAAATTCACGCTCTTTGGCAAAAGGTTGTTAAGCTTGGACTGTATGACTTGTTCCTGGTTGACTGACCATATGCCAAGTTTTCCCGTACCACAGTTGTTCCATCCCACCCAAATAGTGACGAAATTGCCTTATAGCTCAAGTCCCTTCTTTCAGGATATCCAGATACGCTTTATAGGCAAAGGTCCTTCCCCTCAGCCTTCCACTCGATGGGACCAGTATGTTGGCATCGATCAAGCGCTTGACTGCACTTGCGACCGTATTGTACGAAAGTTGCAAAGCTTGGGCTGTCTTATTGATTTCTATAATGGGATTGCGCTCTAGATAGGCAAACAGTTGAAGCGCAGTAAGTCTGGCACGCCCGAGCGTGTTGATACGAGTCTCATGGGCATCGTGAAGTCTTTTTAGGCGTATGATATTCTCATGAGCATCCTCGGCGGACTCACCGACGGCCCTGAGGAAGAACTTGATCCACTGCTCATAGTCGCCCTTGGTACGAACTTCGGTCAACCGGTCGTAGTACTCGACCCTGTTCCTCTTCAGGAAATAGGAGATGTACAATGCAGGTGTCGTCAGAATTCCGTTTCCCATAAGAAACAGCGTAATCAGCAAGCGCCCTATGCGGCCATTGCCGTCAAGGAAAGGATGGATTGTCTCAAACTGATAATGAATTAAAGAGGCTCGAACCAATACATCCAGTTTGTCAGTACCATTGATATACTTCTCAAGATCCGACATCGCCACGACCATATCATCAGGATGAGGAGGAATGAACCGCGCATGCTGCAGGGAAATCCCCTCCCCTCCAATCCAGTTCTGCGAGGTGCGAAATTCTCCAGGACTTTTCTCCTGGCCACGAACGCCCTCCATCAGGACTGCATGTGTCTCCCTGATCAGACGATTGCACAGTGGCAGTTCCTTCAGATGCTGGATTGCAAACTCAGTAGCCTTGATATAGTTGAGAACATCCGAGACATCCCGATTTGTATTTGCTTCCAGCATCGGGTCGAGCACATCCTCCAGCGTACACTGATTCCCTTCAATCTGGGATGACATCAACGCCTCCTTGCGGACATACATCGACACAAAAAGCGCTACATGCGGGATTAAGGAGGAAATGCTCTCTAACCGGGAAATACCCCTGTTGGCTTGTATGAGCAATTCCATCATCTCGCCATCAATTTCGATAGGAGGTTGAGGAGGAAGGGGTGAAGGGACAAACGAATGGTATGTCGCTTGGTCTGAAAGCTGTGTTTTCCAAGTACCTGCCCTGTTTCCCATTCTAATGAATTCTCCTTGAAGTAAACTAAAACAACATACTCAATGATAGCATAGTAATTTCATTTTAAATAGTTAAATTGAAATAAAGAAGCCATTTCTTGGCTGTTATCTCAAGATAGCCAATGTAAGGAATTGCAAAGGCAAACCTTCACTGACTAGATGAGACAGGATCAGGAGCCCTGATGCACCTGGCAAGATAGTCCGATTGTTGGTAACAGGGCACAGCGGAAGTGTTGTTGTGAAGGCTGCCTTGGGAATGAACCAGAATCCTGTTGTGAACAATGTTCGTTATATCGAAAACGTTTTACTATTTTCCCTATGCTTTTGGTCATATTCGATGTTTTCAATAGAGAGAAGGAAATCACAGAAATACGTACAGGAAACAATTCCTTCAATCTTTTACAGGAATGCAGTGAAAATCCCCAACGGTTTCTGCCGAAAATGCGAAATTCCTTTTTGGTAACTATATTCAGACAGATTCAAACTTGAAGCTCATCTGCCAGCCTTGATATGTGGTAAGCATATCAATGAATTGCGATGCACTGATGAGTTTGTCATCGATGGTGAACTGGACCTCATTTTCACCAAATTCATGAGAATCAACCGTAATCCCGAGACGCCCCCTGAAACCCAATCCATATCGGCGCCCCTTGTAGATTACCCCGCCGCCGCTGGTGAAATACTCACCTTCAAGAGCTCGGACCGGACTTGGGATCAAGGATTTGCTACCAACACCAGAGCGGATGATTTTCTTGAAGCGTTCAAATTCCGCACCCCGGTCTATTGTACCATCGGCTAAATAGACATTACTATCGGGCGATAATTTATCGACTATTGGATCGTTGCAGTCCTTGGGATACTCCAAGCCTTCATAGAGAGCAATATCCTTTGCTTCCCGGTAACGTCCGATATCACTGAGTCTTCCATATTCGGTATCCAGAAAATCATACGGGGAGAACATCCTGAAAGAATAAGGCTCAAACAGACAAGTATCCTTCGCCGTCTTCCGAGAAGTATAGTTTCTCCCTTTTCCTTCCATCTGTCTCTTAAGTTCAATTTCATTATACG
The sequence above is a segment of the Sphaerochaeta pleomorpha str. Grapes genome. Coding sequences within it:
- a CDS encoding helix-turn-helix domain-containing protein, encoding MPESSKANVPNYQEVGGRIKELRIAHSLSQEVFAEKLNMSQGHLSRVEKGAIISTALCDLIAEKFNTTKEYLLFGVKEKPLGVTSCPVPVTKNTDAGFPKFSLDQTDFIARSNIQIKKLLEDCKYEYSFLVHEIRDVDSILHTDDQLYPTTSYSFSLTVECLPSGYEWVASETKRSEVNLDRIKDPYNEIELKRQMEGKGRNYTSRKTAKDTCLFEPYSFRMFSPYDFLDTEYGRLSDIGRYREAKDIALYEGLEYPKDCNDPIVDKLSPDSNVYLADGTIDRGAEFERFKKIIRSGVGSKSLIPSPVRALEGEYFTSGGGVIYKGRRYGLGFRGRLGITVDSHEFGENEVQFTIDDKLISASQFIDMLTTYQGWQMSFKFESV
- a CDS encoding LacI family DNA-binding transcriptional regulator — translated: MGITQKDIARDLGISFITVNRAFNGTGYVSEELKQRIFEYAEKMAYVPHKASQVLVRNTTKRISLFSSSLPEYFWNDIDKGVEIAAQQIHPFNYEVTYHRIPEHDSETYLKLLREDIEKGIDAVALVNQHKYDMPAIFGELEQAGIPFVTFNTDAPQSERLCYIGSDYAAGGRLAADYIGRALQLSQKQEVLVIQCNEEDVKVTDSPDINAMRLEGFQALLSTRYPNITCHVEYINTKLQPGYRDNQILDVLKKYENKVQAIYLIPAFNTDFLSALKTLPRQNVITVLHDLDGSAVFDLETRMLSAVVYQSPILQGYYTVKALEQILEEKKPKKIPDIEIVHTLVLSENSNLIRSQNEFQFTI
- a CDS encoding Fic family protein, producing MGNRAGTWKTQLSDQATYHSFVPSPLPPQPPIEIDGEMMELLIQANRGISRLESISSLIPHVALFVSMYVRKEALMSSQIEGNQCTLEDVLDPMLEANTNRDVSDVLNYIKATEFAIQHLKELPLCNRLIRETHAVLMEGVRGQEKSPGEFRTSQNWIGGEGISLQHARFIPPHPDDMVVAMSDLEKYINGTDKLDVLVRASLIHYQFETIHPFLDGNGRIGRLLITLFLMGNGILTTPALYISYFLKRNRVEYYDRLTEVRTKGDYEQWIKFFLRAVGESAEDAHENIIRLKRLHDAHETRINTLGRARLTALQLFAYLERNPIIEINKTAQALQLSYNTVASAVKRLIDANILVPSSGRLRGRTFAYKAYLDILKEGT